A single Acidaminococcus sp. DNA region contains:
- a CDS encoding ATP-binding protein, which yields MKKADIVDLIRYHVEHDEAGFRTTAASIAREFDRLGDTELALYISGLLSDTTVFEAQNVSYGQEITIPFSRRVLYANDMVALPDAVMDDVHGILNAIGSKLGMHRFLFYGAPGTGKTETAKQIGRILQKDLYVVDFNMLIDSKLGETAKHIAQLFEALNQLINPQKVMVLLDEIDAIALNRIDSQDVREMGRATSAILKGLDELNDQVVLIATTNLYEKLDKAFLRRFDFACNFDRYTQKDLQDIAEKMIQDSLLKVGIKKHHIRTVRKILSIPTQLPYPGELKNIIRSSVAFSNPSEEVDYLRQLYRNFVSRKMDVGTLKNQGFSVREIEDLTGISKSKVAKVE from the coding sequence ATGAAAAAGGCAGATATTGTTGATTTGATTCGATATCATGTAGAACACGATGAGGCTGGTTTTCGTACAACAGCAGCCTCGATAGCGCGCGAATTTGATCGCTTGGGAGATACTGAATTAGCTTTATATATATCGGGCTTACTTTCAGATACTACTGTATTTGAGGCTCAAAATGTTTCGTATGGTCAGGAAATAACAATTCCTTTTTCCCGTCGGGTTTTGTATGCCAATGATATGGTGGCTCTGCCTGATGCTGTTATGGATGATGTTCATGGTATTTTGAATGCCATTGGAAGCAAATTAGGAATGCATCGATTTTTATTTTACGGTGCCCCTGGTACGGGTAAAACTGAAACGGCGAAACAAATTGGCCGCATTTTACAAAAGGATTTATACGTCGTGGATTTTAACATGCTAATTGATAGCAAATTAGGGGAGACTGCAAAGCATATTGCACAGCTCTTTGAAGCGCTCAATCAATTAATTAATCCACAGAAGGTAATGGTACTGCTTGATGAAATTGACGCAATTGCCTTAAATCGGATTGATAGCCAGGATGTACGGGAGATGGGGCGGGCAACCTCAGCCATTCTTAAAGGGCTTGATGAGTTGAACGACCAAGTTGTGTTGATTGCGACGACGAATCTTTATGAAAAACTTGATAAGGCTTTTCTCCGGCGCTTTGACTTTGCTTGTAATTTTGACCGCTATACTCAAAAAGATTTGCAGGATATTGCCGAAAAGATGATTCAGGATTCCTTGCTAAAGGTTGGAATAAAAAAGCATCATATCAGGACAGTACGCAAGATTCTTAGTATACCTACACAGCTTCCTTATCCTGGTGAGTTAAAAAATATTATTCGCAGTTCTGTAGCGTTCAGCAACCCTTCCGAGGAAGTGGACTATTTGCGCCAGTTATATCGAAACTTTGTCTCACGCAAGATGGATGTAGGAACCCTTAAGAATCAAGGATTTTCTGTACGTGAAATTGAGGATCTGACAGGTATCTCCAAAAGTAAAGTTGCTAAGGTTGAGTAA
- a CDS encoding ATP-binding protein, protein MIDQETVEMLRKMRMTAMADELSHQLQDSTFNELGFEERIGLMVTAEWNRRQTNTVQRLIKNANFSAPAAAVEEIEYYEDRKLDKAQILRLSSCKFVDEGHHIILEGASGNGKTYIACALGNAACRRFKKVRYIRMPELLDELNIARSGGELKKCLSNYKKVDLLILDEWLIRPLTPQESYDLLEIVETRCQRSMIFCTQYSTDGWYTRIDSNPESASPVSDAIMDRIIHNSYVIMVEGRISMRERYGLKATQS, encoded by the coding sequence ATGATAGACCAGGAAACCGTAGAGATGCTTAGGAAGATGAGAATGACCGCTATGGCGGATGAATTATCCCACCAATTACAAGACTCAACCTTTAATGAGCTTGGCTTTGAGGAACGAATAGGACTGATGGTGACTGCCGAATGGAACCGACGCCAAACGAATACAGTACAGCGACTCATTAAGAATGCAAATTTTTCTGCCCCAGCTGCCGCAGTAGAAGAAATTGAGTACTACGAAGATAGAAAGTTGGATAAAGCACAGATTTTACGCCTATCCAGCTGCAAATTTGTAGACGAGGGACACCATATTATTCTGGAAGGAGCTTCTGGCAATGGTAAAACCTACATTGCCTGTGCTCTTGGTAACGCTGCCTGCCGACGATTCAAGAAAGTACGATATATTCGTATGCCAGAATTGCTGGATGAGTTGAATATTGCCCGAAGCGGCGGTGAATTAAAGAAATGCCTGTCCAATTACAAAAAGGTTGATTTGCTCATTTTGGATGAATGGCTTATACGCCCCCTAACACCGCAGGAAAGTTATGATCTATTAGAAATTGTAGAAACTCGTTGCCAACGTTCTATGATTTTCTGCACCCAGTACAGCACAGATGGCTGGTATACCAGGATTGATTCGAACCCCGAATCTGCAAGCCCTGTGTCTGATGCTATTATGGACCGCATTATCCATAACTCATACGTAATTATGGTTGAAGGCCGTATCTCAATGAGAGAACGGTATGGCCTGAAAGCAACTCAAAGCTAA
- a CDS encoding IS3 family transposase, which translates to MTRNRKQYEAIQEVCEENGASVQKCCTILHVSPSAYYSWRKTPLSLNELINKGICCHILRLHIKYPEAGYRMMADKLREECNIDISDKRCYRLFRKLHIHSQIKWRPKGCTHSRVGKNSPRKAENVLNRKFHADMPDQKWVTDVSEFRLNIPGPVSGTYIVKHLYLSAILDLYDHRIVSYAMSDRNDTPLVMETFRKAFKQNPNAHPLVHTDQGFQYTSNEYLEMAEQYNLTRSMSRTGRCLDNAPIEGFWGMLKRERIYMHTYYSIEELEWDIRDYILYYNTKRTQRKLMRMSPMAFHNFYASAV; encoded by the coding sequence TTGACTCGTAATCGTAAGCAGTATGAAGCGATTCAAGAGGTTTGCGAGGAAAATGGGGCTTCCGTGCAAAAGTGTTGTACTATCCTGCACGTTTCCCCCTCTGCCTACTATAGCTGGCGCAAGACGCCCCTTAGCCTGAATGAGCTCATAAACAAGGGAATCTGCTGCCATATTCTCAGGCTTCATATTAAATATCCTGAAGCGGGATACCGCATGATGGCTGATAAATTAAGGGAAGAATGCAACATCGATATCTCTGATAAACGGTGTTACCGTCTTTTTCGTAAGCTGCATATTCATTCCCAGATTAAATGGAGACCAAAAGGCTGCACCCATAGCCGTGTAGGCAAGAACAGTCCACGCAAAGCAGAGAACGTACTGAACAGGAAATTCCATGCAGACATGCCTGACCAGAAGTGGGTGACAGATGTATCCGAATTCCGGCTTAACATTCCAGGCCCTGTCAGTGGAACTTATATTGTTAAACATCTCTATTTAAGCGCGATTTTAGATCTATATGACCATAGAATTGTATCCTATGCGATGAGTGACCGTAATGATACACCTCTTGTTATGGAGACTTTCAGGAAAGCCTTCAAACAGAATCCCAATGCACATCCATTGGTCCATACAGACCAGGGTTTTCAATATACAAGCAATGAATATCTGGAAATGGCAGAACAGTACAACTTAACAAGAAGTATGTCCAGAACCGGCAGATGCCTTGATAATGCCCCAATAGAAGGGTTCTGGGGAATGTTAAAGCGGGAAAGAATCTATATGCATACATACTACAGTATCGAAGAACTGGAGTGGGATATCCGGGATTACATTCTATATTACAATACAAAGAGAACTCAACGTAAACTGATGAGAATGTCCCCGATGGCGTTCCACAATTTCTATGCCAGTGCTGTTTAA
- a CDS encoding transposase, whose product MVKSNNKFISPEIKLNAVKDILEHRSNTYQVAKKLGIRRQNVSVWVMNYKNEGAEAFSPKKGKKTYPLSLMENAVKDYLNGKGSYIQICKKYKIRSPRVLADWVKHYNIHGELDSYAYQERCDKSMKGKASTLEERCKIVKECLESNRDYRSVAEKYGYSYRQVYNWVKRYEKDGNSGLANHQGRPKKKPMDPSHKETKDEELVRLRQKVKDLELEILLLKKLDELTKRNRFR is encoded by the coding sequence ATGGTAAAGAGCAATAATAAATTCATCTCTCCTGAGATTAAACTCAACGCTGTCAAAGATATCCTTGAACACAGATCCAACACCTACCAAGTGGCTAAAAAGCTTGGTATCCGGCGGCAGAACGTTTCTGTTTGGGTAATGAATTACAAGAACGAGGGTGCAGAAGCCTTTTCCCCGAAAAAGGGAAAGAAAACCTATCCTCTTTCCCTTATGGAAAATGCCGTTAAGGATTATCTGAATGGTAAAGGCAGCTACATTCAAATCTGCAAGAAATACAAGATCCGTTCCCCCAGGGTTCTTGCAGACTGGGTTAAGCATTATAATATTCATGGAGAATTAGATTCTTACGCTTATCAAGAGAGATGTGATAAATCCATGAAAGGTAAGGCAAGTACCCTTGAAGAACGCTGCAAAATCGTCAAGGAATGTCTGGAATCCAACCGTGATTACCGTTCTGTAGCCGAAAAATACGGTTATTCCTATCGTCAGGTCTACAACTGGGTTAAACGCTACGAAAAGGACGGGAATTCAGGACTGGCCAACCATCAGGGCAGACCCAAGAAGAAGCCGATGGATCCTTCCCACAAGGAAACAAAAGATGAGGAACTGGTGCGCCTGAGACAAAAAGTCAAGGATCTCGAATTGGAGATTTTGCTTCTAAAAAAACTGGACGAGTTGACGAAAAGGAATCGCTTTCGTTGA
- the istA gene encoding IS21 family transposase, giving the protein MTDYRKILMLRSKGCTQRGIALTKVASRPTISAVYKAADQQGISWPLDSSITNAELETILFPRKSMTKVFYVEPDYPYIHRELAKSGVTMTLLWEEYCRQCYETGKTPYMSTQFAEKYRKWARVTKATMRIQHKPGDAMQVDWAGDTLPVYDPVTGSTSPAYLFIATLPCSYYTYAEACDDMKTENWLNCHIHAFKFYGGVPRLLIPDNCKTATTSNTKYETILNHSYQELAEHYGTAIVPARVRRPKDKSSAEASVRFAETWILAALRSRKFFSLHEMNEAIAEKLKEMNDRPFKQMAGSRYSAYMEEEKQYMLPLPPTDFEAAVWSVAKVPNDYLISDGKNKYSVPYNLIGEKVDIRVTKTTVEVFFHGSRVASHRRLRTVQ; this is encoded by the coding sequence ATGACGGATTACCGAAAGATTCTTATGCTGCGAAGCAAGGGGTGCACTCAACGCGGGATAGCTTTAACCAAAGTTGCTTCTCGCCCAACCATCAGTGCAGTCTACAAGGCTGCAGACCAACAAGGCATTAGCTGGCCGCTGGATTCCAGCATCACTAATGCTGAATTGGAAACAATATTATTCCCAAGAAAGAGCATGACCAAAGTTTTTTATGTTGAACCAGACTATCCCTACATCCATCGGGAACTAGCAAAATCTGGTGTAACGATGACGCTTCTATGGGAAGAATATTGCAGACAGTGCTACGAGACTGGCAAAACGCCTTATATGAGTACACAATTTGCAGAGAAATACCGAAAATGGGCTCGGGTAACCAAAGCTACCATGCGTATTCAGCATAAACCTGGCGATGCCATGCAGGTAGACTGGGCTGGGGATACTCTTCCCGTATATGACCCGGTAACCGGCAGTACAAGCCCAGCGTATCTCTTTATTGCCACCTTGCCGTGCAGTTATTATACCTATGCAGAAGCCTGCGACGATATGAAAACTGAGAACTGGCTGAACTGCCATATCCACGCCTTCAAGTTTTATGGTGGTGTTCCTCGGCTTCTAATTCCTGACAATTGCAAAACTGCAACCACGTCTAATACTAAGTATGAAACAATCCTAAACCACAGTTACCAGGAATTGGCTGAACATTATGGTACGGCAATTGTACCAGCCCGTGTGCGCAGGCCTAAGGATAAAAGCTCCGCAGAAGCTTCTGTGCGTTTTGCTGAAACCTGGATTCTTGCTGCCTTACGTTCAAGGAAATTCTTTTCCCTTCATGAAATGAATGAGGCTATTGCGGAAAAACTTAAAGAAATGAACGACCGCCCCTTTAAGCAGATGGCAGGCTCCCGCTACAGTGCCTATATGGAAGAAGAAAAGCAATATATGCTTCCTCTGCCACCTACAGATTTTGAGGCTGCTGTTTGGTCGGTAGCCAAAGTTCCCAATGATTATCTTATTTCAGATGGCAAGAACAAATATTCAGTCCCTTACAACTTGATTGGCGAAAAGGTAGACATTCGGGTGACAAAGACTACTGTAGAAGTATTCTTCCACGGCAGCCGTGTTGCCAGCCACCGTCGTTTGCGGACCGTCCAGTGA
- a CDS encoding glycosyltransferase family 2 protein: MKISLVVPVYNEEDAIPLFYKAVSTFESFKVYDLEIVFVNDGSSDHTESLIYELAEKDHRIIPLSFMRNFGKEAALMAGLTYATGEAVIPIDVDLQDPIEVIPKLVAEWQNGADVVLAKRVDRSTDSFLKRKTAEWFYRFNNRISDLKIEENVGDFRLLDRSIVDEIKKLPERNLFMKGILSWVGGTVAIVPYKRAERAAGKTKFNGWKLWNLALEGITNFSTVLLHVWFYIGMVIASTSILYGAYMLISKLLFGNPVPGYPSLIVSILFIGGIQLIGMGLMGEYIGRIYLETKRRPRYILKFHSRESKKN; this comes from the coding sequence ATGAAAATATCTTTAGTGGTTCCCGTATATAATGAAGAGGATGCGATTCCTCTATTTTATAAAGCTGTTTCTACTTTTGAATCGTTTAAGGTGTATGACTTAGAAATTGTGTTCGTGAATGATGGGAGCAGTGATCATACAGAATCGCTTATTTATGAATTGGCAGAAAAAGACCATCGCATTATTCCGTTATCTTTTATGAGAAATTTTGGCAAGGAAGCGGCCTTAATGGCAGGTTTGACTTATGCTACAGGGGAGGCTGTGATCCCTATTGATGTCGATTTGCAGGATCCTATTGAAGTTATCCCAAAACTCGTGGCAGAATGGCAGAATGGTGCTGACGTAGTGCTAGCAAAACGGGTAGATCGCAGTACTGATTCATTTCTGAAACGCAAAACGGCAGAATGGTTTTATCGTTTTAATAATCGCATTAGTGATTTAAAAATCGAGGAGAATGTGGGTGATTTCAGACTGCTCGATCGTTCTATTGTTGATGAAATCAAAAAATTGCCAGAACGGAATCTTTTTATGAAGGGGATATTGTCCTGGGTAGGCGGGACTGTCGCAATTGTCCCTTATAAACGTGCCGAACGAGCTGCAGGAAAAACCAAGTTTAACGGCTGGAAATTGTGGAATTTAGCACTTGAGGGTATTACTAATTTTTCGACTGTTTTGCTTCATGTTTGGTTTTATATTGGGATGGTGATTGCTTCTACATCCATCCTTTATGGTGCATATATGCTCATTTCTAAATTGCTTTTTGGTAATCCTGTTCCTGGCTATCCATCTCTCATTGTCTCTATCTTGTTCATTGGTGGGATTCAACTTATAGGGATGGGACTGATGGGGGAGTATATTGGAAGAATCTATTTAGAAACAAAACGAAGACCAAGATATATACTGAAGTTTCATAGTAGGGAAAGTAAGAAAAATTAA
- a CDS encoding Coenzyme F420 hydrogenase/dehydrogenase, beta subunit C-terminal domain, with amino-acid sequence MDKKLSVGNYLLDNSSFCTGCAACANTCPFNAITMKEDDEGFLYPSVELGLCTQCGVCIKKCPAINLRKYQDKKLPSTYAYISLNERFRIQSSSGGCFTDLAQEVLKQNGIIYGACFNDRWEVVHQSAESVFELDNLRMSKYVQSKIGNTYQNVLRDLKKGRLVMFVGTPCQCEGLKRVLPENSHNLLLVDFICHGVPSPLVWRKYLSEVSQNDINKIKNISFRDKHFSWERYCLTIEKGDNPSSLFKEYEDVSQNLYLRGFLANLYLRPSCYQCKFCRYDRASDITMADYWGVGVLEPTMYDGKGTSLVFLNTKKGSTFFSNLNGKKLKTDFNAAVKHNPSFYRPSPCNPKRTAFFNELKNDKNVVNLLEIYLRPPLKIRIKDKVGKILGLKSLYHLLKRK; translated from the coding sequence ATGGATAAAAAATTAAGTGTAGGAAATTATTTACTAGATAATTCTAGTTTTTGCACGGGCTGTGCTGCTTGTGCTAATACTTGTCCATTTAATGCGATTACAATGAAAGAAGATGATGAGGGTTTTTTATACCCATCTGTTGAGCTAGGACTATGTACACAATGCGGTGTTTGCATTAAAAAGTGCCCCGCTATAAATTTAAGAAAATATCAAGATAAAAAACTTCCTAGTACATATGCTTATATAAGTCTGAACGAAAGATTCAGAATACAAAGTTCTTCCGGAGGCTGTTTTACAGATTTAGCACAAGAGGTATTGAAACAAAATGGCATCATCTATGGAGCTTGTTTTAACGATCGTTGGGAAGTTGTTCATCAATCGGCTGAATCTGTTTTTGAACTAGACAATTTACGTATGTCGAAATATGTGCAAAGTAAAATAGGAAATACATATCAAAATGTACTGAGAGATTTAAAAAAGGGTCGTTTGGTGATGTTCGTTGGGACACCATGTCAGTGCGAAGGGCTAAAAAGGGTTCTACCTGAAAACTCTCATAATTTGCTTTTGGTTGATTTTATTTGTCATGGTGTTCCTTCACCTTTAGTATGGCGAAAGTATCTTTCTGAGGTATCACAGAATGACATAAATAAAATAAAAAATATTTCGTTTCGAGATAAACATTTTTCGTGGGAACGATATTGTTTGACCATAGAGAAGGGTGATAATCCTTCATCTCTGTTTAAGGAATATGAAGATGTCAGTCAAAATTTATACTTGAGAGGTTTTTTGGCTAACCTTTATCTCCGGCCATCCTGCTATCAATGTAAGTTTTGTAGATACGATCGAGCATCTGACATTACAATGGCAGATTATTGGGGCGTTGGAGTACTAGAACCTACAATGTATGACGGAAAGGGAACTTCTTTAGTTTTTTTGAACACTAAAAAAGGATCAACGTTTTTTAGTAATCTAAATGGCAAAAAACTAAAAACGGATTTTAATGCAGCAGTTAAACATAATCCATCATTTTATCGACCTAGCCCTTGTAACCCGAAACGGACAGCATTTTTTAATGAGTTAAAAAATGATAAAAATGTAGTTAATCTTTTAGAAATTTACCTAAGACCACCATTAAAGATTCGCATAAAAGATAAGGTTGGGAAGATTCTGGGGCTAAAGTCACTGTATCATTTGTTGAAAAGAAAGTAA
- a CDS encoding oligosaccharide flippase family protein → MINQLRAGALLSYVNIIANVIVGLFYTPVMLRLLGQAEYGLYSLIGALVGYLSVLDLGLGNTIVRYTARNRAVGNARKEAELNGLFLFLYSIISCIAVIIGIVLYLNLDNMFGNTLSPLEMKKAQIMTILLIVNLAFTFPLSVFGSIIQAYERFVFLRVMNIFRTLLNPCITLPFLIMGYGSVMMVVITTVLNISCLLANVWYCFKYLSIKICRGHFEKSFLKEVAGYSFFIFLNVVMDKIYWGTGQFVLGMTRGTLDVAVYAIAVQFLTMYMQFSTAISGVLLPKVTMLVAEGANEGSLTELFIKIGRLQFIIVGFILTSFILLGREFIKLWAGSGYLTAYPMIVLLMASMFIPLLQNAGIAILQAMNLNRYRMTVYSIIAFINLACSFPLAKLWGGFGCAIGTSTALFLSTGIIMNRYYEKRIGLNIPEFWKNILMMAKGPIAVLLCSMVINSFVRSSNTWGIFATKAIMYSCIYGVILYFTSLNEYEKGLVHSVYHKFLR, encoded by the coding sequence ATGATTAATCAATTAAGGGCAGGAGCTTTGCTTTCATATGTAAATATTATCGCAAATGTCATAGTAGGATTATTCTACACTCCAGTTATGCTACGATTACTTGGGCAAGCTGAGTACGGACTATACTCGTTAATTGGCGCATTAGTAGGATACCTAAGTGTACTGGATTTGGGACTTGGAAATACGATAGTACGATACACTGCCCGTAACAGAGCTGTTGGCAATGCGCGTAAAGAAGCTGAATTAAATGGGCTTTTTCTTTTTCTGTATTCCATTATTAGTTGTATTGCTGTAATAATTGGAATCGTTCTTTATCTTAATCTTGATAATATGTTTGGCAACACATTATCTCCATTGGAGATGAAAAAAGCCCAAATAATGACGATCCTGCTTATTGTAAATTTAGCATTTACTTTCCCTCTTAGTGTTTTTGGTTCAATCATCCAAGCCTATGAGCGGTTTGTTTTTTTGAGAGTAATGAATATTTTTCGGACACTTTTAAATCCCTGTATTACTTTACCCTTTTTAATTATGGGATATGGATCAGTCATGATGGTTGTTATTACGACCGTTTTGAATATATCTTGTTTATTAGCTAATGTATGGTATTGCTTTAAGTATTTATCGATTAAAATTTGTAGAGGTCATTTCGAAAAATCTTTTCTGAAAGAAGTCGCTGGGTATTCTTTTTTTATTTTTCTTAATGTTGTAATGGATAAAATTTATTGGGGAACCGGTCAATTTGTTTTAGGAATGACACGTGGTACACTTGATGTTGCAGTATATGCAATTGCAGTGCAATTTTTGACGATGTACATGCAGTTTTCTACGGCAATCAGTGGAGTGCTACTGCCCAAAGTAACAATGCTAGTTGCTGAAGGGGCTAATGAAGGCTCTTTAACTGAATTATTCATTAAAATAGGAAGACTTCAGTTTATAATTGTTGGATTTATTTTGACGTCTTTTATTTTGCTAGGACGAGAATTTATTAAATTGTGGGCTGGTTCTGGTTATCTAACAGCATATCCAATGATTGTACTTTTAATGGCGTCTATGTTTATTCCGCTGTTACAGAATGCAGGCATTGCTATACTTCAGGCAATGAATTTAAACCGATATCGTATGACTGTATATAGTATTATTGCGTTTATCAATTTAGCATGTAGTTTTCCTTTGGCTAAATTATGGGGCGGCTTTGGCTGTGCGATAGGAACTTCAACAGCTTTATTTTTGAGTACAGGAATAATTATGAATCGGTACTATGAAAAGAGAATTGGTTTAAATATCCCTGAATTTTGGAAAAATATTCTAATGATGGCTAAGGGCCCCATAGCCGTACTTCTTTGCAGCATGGTTATTAATTCCTTTGTAAGATCGAGCAATACATGGGGGATTTTTGCTACTAAGGCCATAATGTATTCGTGTATCTATGGTGTTATTCTTTACTTTACAAGTTTGAATGAATATGAAAAAGGGCTTGTACATTCGGTTTATCATAAATTCTTAAGGTGA
- a CDS encoding polysaccharide pyruvyl transferase family protein, producing the protein MKIAKFTLNGYSNYGNVLQNYALQQILLRYAESVDTIWHTAENLCPLYWWKEKFGYGKWKNYIKFIINWHNSRSRILSGYWGMEMVRQGKIKDWCDRNIYSRHISFEALPSIGNEYDYFVVGSDQVWNPYFFQSDEELQSYFLNFAPKGKRIAYAASISVPEIPASKYNTFLNGLKGMDCISMREQAGADLVQRLTGKSVPTLVDPTLLLSSEKWDNVSRLPSWYRGQKYILTYFLGARPTNVLEKLHKDLGLEVVNLLDTSCYDYYVTGVDEFISAIKNASLVYTDSFHGTVFSILYRRPFVVCDRIPLNSRDNVGGKMNSRIDTLLHLFGLENRRGTQTNNYSIVHPLSLEYPDIDSILQQQHQRSNQFLSNALGC; encoded by the coding sequence ATGAAAATTGCAAAATTTACTTTGAATGGGTATTCAAATTATGGGAATGTATTGCAAAATTATGCGCTTCAACAAATTCTGCTCCGTTATGCAGAGTCTGTTGATACTATTTGGCATACCGCAGAAAATCTTTGTCCTCTATACTGGTGGAAAGAGAAGTTTGGTTATGGTAAGTGGAAAAATTATATCAAATTTATAATTAATTGGCATAATAGTAGGAGTAGAATTCTTAGTGGATATTGGGGAATGGAGATGGTACGCCAAGGGAAAATTAAAGATTGGTGCGATAGGAATATTTACTCTAGACATATATCTTTTGAGGCATTGCCTTCAATAGGGAATGAATATGATTATTTTGTTGTAGGAAGTGATCAGGTTTGGAATCCATATTTTTTCCAAAGCGATGAAGAACTTCAATCATACTTTTTAAATTTTGCTCCCAAAGGAAAAAGAATCGCTTATGCAGCGAGCATTTCCGTTCCAGAGATTCCAGCTTCTAAATACAATACTTTTTTGAACGGTCTAAAGGGTATGGATTGTATTTCGATGAGAGAACAGGCTGGAGCTGATTTAGTACAAAGATTAACTGGTAAAAGTGTTCCGACTTTAGTGGATCCTACGCTGTTATTGTCATCAGAAAAATGGGATAATGTTAGTCGATTACCATCGTGGTATCGTGGCCAGAAGTATATTCTGACATATTTTCTTGGTGCACGACCAACAAATGTTCTTGAAAAGTTACATAAAGATTTGGGATTAGAGGTAGTCAATTTACTCGATACGAGTTGTTATGATTATTATGTTACTGGTGTTGATGAGTTTATAAGTGCAATTAAAAACGCTTCACTTGTGTATACAGATTCCTTCCATGGTACAGTGTTCTCTATTTTATATAGGCGACCTTTCGTAGTTTGCGATCGTATTCCTCTAAATTCGAGGGATAATGTTGGTGGAAAAATGAACTCGCGTATAGATACACTTCTTCATTTGTTTGGCTTAGAAAATCGTCGTGGCACTCAGACTAATAATTATAGTATTGTGCACCCATTATCTTTAGAATATCCAGACATAGATTCTATTTTGCAGCAGCAACACCAGCGCAGCAATCAATTTTTATCAAATGCTTTGGGGTGTTAA